Part of the Phacochoerus africanus isolate WHEZ1 chromosome 8, ROS_Pafr_v1, whole genome shotgun sequence genome is shown below.
TCCAAGGGGGCCACATCCATGGACTCAACCAACTGCAGAGCAAAAatagtcagaaaaaaatttcagaaaattccaaaaacTTGAACTTGCCACACACTGACAACTACTTACACAGCGTTTACATTGTACTAGGGACTATacgtaatctagagatgattttaaGTATTTGGAAGGAAGCCATAGGTTATACACAACTACGACACCATTTTACACAAGGGATCTGAGCATCCACAGATTCTAGTGTCTATGGGGTGACATTGCAGGGGAGTAGAGTGGGTGTCCTGGAACCAACCCCCgtggatactgagggacaactTTGTCTGAATCCATCCCCACAACCATTCTGTGAGGCAATTAGCATCCTCATCttgcaaatgaggaaatgggCTTAGGGAAAGGACATTTCTTGCCAGAGGTCATACACCAAGTAAAGTGGGAGATGCAAAATTGAACCACAGGTTTGTGCCTTCTAGGGTTGAGACAGGGGTTAGGGAAACTTCAGGAATCAGGACAAaaactggggaggtgggggttggtCAGAGGTCAGGACAAGGATTGGAGAAAGTCTGGAGTTGAGGTAGGGACTGGGGAAGGTCAAAGGCTCAAGAGGAGGATGCTGAAAGGCAGAGGTGAAAACAAGGGCAGGTCATCAGTTGAGAAAAATCAACCAACCACAGGTCAGGTCAGGATAGGTAAGATTGAGGTGAGGACAGGTGGGGAGAGGTTGGGTCTAGGTAGGAATTGAGGACAGGGGTCATGCCTGAGACCGAGAAAGTCAAAGGTGAGTGTGTGGACTGGGGCAGGTCATCTGTCAACCAATGATAGGAAAGGTCAGGGTGAGGGCTGGGCCGGGAAGGTTGGGCAGGGTCTGGGCTAGCTCCTCCTCACACGCGGGTTTACCCTCTACCCCAGTTTTGGGGTCTCACCCAGGACCCGCTCTCCTAGGCCTCCCAGGCTGAGGTAGGCAGTCTGGAAGGCCTCGCGCCATTGCTCATCCAGTGGCAGCTCCTGGCCCTTGATGAGGATGGAGCTGCAGCGCTCCAGGACGCGCTCGGGGGCGCCCTTCATCACAAGCACGTGCCTCGGGTCCCTTGGGTCCTCCAGTGTGTGGATGGACAGCTGTGGGCGGGGGAGGAGGCGGTGTTGTGGGCGAGGTCAAGAAGGAGGGGCGGGGCTTGGGAGAAGGGCGGGGCTGACAGCTTCCAAGCGAGGCCTGAGCTTGGGAGGGTCAGGTTCGGGCTGAGGGTGAGGGGCGCGCTGGGCAGGTCCTTGGTAGAGGCAGAGAACTGGGGCGGGGAACCGACAGAACTAGGGTCGAAATTGGGCTGGGCGGGATTTGGATTGGGAGCCTCTTCCCACCGAGGACCTGACAGCTGAGAGCGGGCGGAGCGCCCTGGCGGTCTGTGGGCCTTGGCTGTGGGCGGGACTGGAGGTGTGGGTGGGGTTTGATTGTGGAGAGGGAGGGGACTGAGAGTGCAGCCCCGCCACAGGCCCGCTCTGAATGTGGATGGGACCCCGCCGTGGGCGGGGCTTTGTGGGAGGGACTGGACTGTGGGCGGGGCCATCCGCAGCGGTTGCACACCTGGAACTTGTTGGTGGAGTTGAAGGGGATCTCGCAGACTTTGGGGAAGCGTTCACGGTAGCCCATGGCATTGCCCAGCGTCAGCTCCGAGAACTTGAGCAGCGCCGTCTCGGACGCGTCTCCGATCACGATGCGCTGGGAACGCGGGCCAGTGTCAGAGGCGAGCCTGGCTGCACGAGGCACCTCGGATCCCCCTGAATACCCCAGGTTCTTACCTTGGGCACAGGCACCGCGTCCTGGCCCGACTTGAAGGCAGCGCGGTTGCAGAGGGTGAGCACGCGGCACAGCGCCCGCCACGTCTCTGAGGACTGGTCAAATGTCTGCCCTGGAAGCCAGGAGTCCAGGCTGGGGCCGCGAGGGGGCTCTCCCATACCGGAACGGATTCCCTCCCGCTAGATTCGGGTCTGgatccccaccccagacctgggTGGAACCCAAACACCTCCTCCTATGCCAGGCCGCCAGGACGGTGATTTTCTCTCCAGACCCAGTATCGCGTCTCCCTTGAGACCCCATACCAAGCCCCTTCACCGACCTGGAGCTTGGCTCCCCCGAGACCCAGGATCCCACCCTTTGCCTAATGGGATGGTGCCCCCTCTCCATTAAGGCAAAGCCCTCCTAGGCTCCCTTCAGTAACCTCAGTGCTCCGACCTCCGCCTCCACTATGTCCAGATCCTGCCCAGCCCCATGTCTCCTCCCATCTCCACACCTGACTGGTCTTCTGTAGTGTCAGCCGAGTGGATGTGGTTGTCGAACCACAGGTGGGACACAGTCATGCGATTCTGAGTGAGGGTCCCCGTCTTGTCAGAGCAGATGACTGACGTGGAGCCCAGTGTCTCCACAGCTTCCAGGTTCTTGACAACACAGTTCTTGCTGGCCAGCCGCTTGGCTGTCAGGGACAGGCAGACCTGGGGGAAGGGGTGAGCAATGCAGGCATGGAGACCAAGCCTTGCTCCCAGTCCCACTTCCCTCCTTTCTCAGCACTGGGGATCCTTTATTCCTGCCACAGTACCTCCACATTCCCCTGCAAAAAATGAGGGTTTTTCTTGCCTCCATGACTTTGTCTTTCCTCTTGGGTTACCTCCCAACCTGTCCAGATAAACATAGCAAGGTCCACTCTAAGCTGTCCTAGTTGAGgttctgtaatttttctttttttttcttttttgctttttagggccgcacccacggcacatggagatgcccaggctaggggtcgaattggagctgtagctgccagcctatgccacagccacagcaacacaggatctgagccacatctgcaacctacaccacagctcacagcaacgccagatccttaacccactgagcgagcccagggatcgaacctgcatcttcatggatgctagtcaggttcatttcgactgagccacgacgggaactctggttctgTAATTTGTCTTATCAGCACAATCAAAACGAGAAAATTGACATTCCCTGGACCACCTGTCCTGGCCCTGGACAGGATGCTGACTCTTGAAGGCTGCCTACAGCCCTCGATACCAAACCTCAGCCTCCTGCTGTCAAAGCCCCTCCCTGTCCAATTCTGAGCCCTCAGTGTGTGGCACAGGACATGGCCCAGAGTAGCCTTGGGGAGTGTTTGCCGAATGGATAGGTGCAgagctggggatggggaggaggttGGCTGACAGGAAGCAGGGTGATGGATGGAAGGTAAATGGATAgatgaagagagagggagatgatGGAGAGAAGCCTGGATGAACAAAACGACAGACGGCCAGGCCTCTCAGCTCCCGGCACCACTCTCCTGCTTCCCCAACTCAccgtgactgtggccagcagtcCCTCAGGCACATAGGCTACCACGATGGCCATGAAGAAGACCATGGCCCGCAGGAAGGTGTAGCCGATGCACATGGCCACGATGAAAAACGTGGCACCAAAGAGGATGGCCAGGCCTGCGATGATGTCCACAAAGTGTTCGATTTCGATAGCGATGGGTGTCTTCTCGTTTTCTACCCCCGAGGCCAGGGACGCGATGCGCCCGATGATGGTGCGGTCGCCGGTGTTCACCACCAGGCCCTGTGCCGTGCCTGTCATGGGGCCAAGAGGGTGACTCAGGGCTGGGTGGGCAGCACTGGGGGCGTGGGCAGTGGCGTGCCCTGGAGGAGGGGCATTTATGGAAGGCGGTGGAGGAAGCGTGAGCTGGGAAGGGGGCGGCAACAGTGGGAGCTAGAGGGGCAGTGTGACATGAAGCGGTGGCAGTCACATGGAGTGGGAGGCAGGGTGTCTCAGATTGAAGCAGAGGGGGTGGTGGAGGCAGTGGTGGGGAGTGGGCAGGTGGCGCAGTCAGCTGGGCAGCAGGGGATGGGTGGGGCCTCACCCTCGAGGCACATGGTGGAGAAGAAGGCAATGTTGCGGGTCTCCAGGGGGCTCTCGTGTGTGCACTCGGGTGAGCGGGTCTGCGGCTCCGACTCTCCGGTCAGCGAGGAGTTGTCCACCTTGCAGCCCTGGGCCTGGAGGATGCGGATGTCGGCTGGCACTCGATCCCCGCCTTTCATCTCCACCAGGTCGCCTACCACGAGCTGATCTGCATTGATCTGGAACTTGTCCCCATCTCGGATCACAGTCGCTTGCTGCGGGGCAAGGGTATCAGAGTTgaggggggcaggaggtggggatgGAAACTACCAAGTTGCAGCGGGGAGGTGGGAGCTTAAAGCGGGGGAGAGGTGAGGACTCGTGGGGAGGGATGGTGGTCAGGGATGACGGGCTGGTTGGGCCTAAAGGGAAGGGGCCCCACAGAGATGCCAGGAGCCTGCCTGTGGCACTGTGGACACTTGGAacctaaaagggggggggggcagctagAGACCCACCTGGGGCACGAGGTTCTTGAAGCTGGCGATGATGTTGGTGCTCTTAAACTCCTGATAGTAGCCAAAGCAGCCCGTGACCACAACCACAGCGATGAGGGCCAGTGCCAGGTAcagctggggagaggggctgagtTCAGACTAGGGGCTGGAAGCTCCCTGCCTGAGGCCACCCGCGGCTCTCTGGTCCCCTGGTGGTTTTCCTCcagggtcactgccatggttttCTACACTCTCTTAGGAAGCCTCGGGCACCTCCTGTGACTGGTGTCCCTGCCCCCATGGTCTCCCTATCCCACATCCAACTACCCTGTATTCTTGGTGTCTCCTGTCCCTGCGTCCATACAGCCTACATTCTCTGGTCCCTTTGGCCCCATACACAACGCCTGGTGCCCCCGTCACCATGCACTTTGCTTGTGCGTGTCCCCTTTTCCTGTGTCTCCCAAGTCTCGCATTCCCCACTGTCCTCTGACTCCTGTTCTCTATATTCCCTGTGTTCCAAGGTTCATATTCTGTGTTTTTATAATCTACGTGCCATCCTCTGTGTCCCGTATGCCCACGGGTTCCTGTGCCCTCCTGTCCCATTTTCCATGTGTGCTGCAGTCCTCACAGTTCATGTTCGGTGTCCTCATGATCACTGCCCCATGTTCCACATTCCAAGTCGCTATGTCTGATGTCTCCCCATGTCTATGGGGAGTCCCCAGTCTGTGTCACATGTTCAATATCACATGTCCCCCTGTCCTGACTCTTGTCATCTATCCAGTGTCCTCTTGTCCTGCTTCTCAAAGTTCTCTCTGTCGCTGCGGCTCCATATCTCTCTTACATCTCTCCATGCACTGCGTCCTGAGTCTTGAGTCTCTTGTGTCCCCATGTCCTTGTGTCCCCATGTCCTTGTGTCCCATGTCCGAGTCATGATGTCCCCTGTACCCTCTGTCCTTGGTCTGCCCCTTGTCCTCATGTCCTCTGCTTCCCAAGCCCCACACCTTCAGTGTTGCCTTTCTGTGTCTTTCTAGCCCTCCCTGTGTCCTCCATCTCTTTGACACGGTCTGGCCGTGTCCCCCATGACGCCTGTCTTTGGGGCTGTCTCATATCCCAGTGTCCTTCAGCCCCCACAACCCATGTCTTAGAGTTGTATTTCCATGTCTCTACATCCCCACCCCATGCCACTTGTGTCCCAAGTCCCACGCTCCATGTCCTCTGGCCCCCACGCTCCATATCTGGCCCCAGCACCCGCCACTCACATTGTCGTCCGTGGTGAGGTCACCCTCGCTGGCCTGGATGGCAAAGGCAATGAGGCAGATGGCCGCTGCTACCCACATGAGGCACTGCAGACCGCCCGCCAGCTGCCTTGCGAACTTGACGTACTCAGGGGTGCCCCGCGGCGGCCTCAGCGCGTTGGGCCCGTCCCGCAGCAGCAGCTCCGCAGCCAGGCTGGCAGACAGGCCCTGGGGACGGGAAGGGTCGGGAAGGGTCGGGAAGGGTGGGGTGGCGGTGGCCGCCAAGGGCTCTCTTCTCTCGGGTGAGAGcccttctgtctctgtctccttccccctctctcgGTCTGTCTTGCGtctctccatttccttctctggctcggtctcttcctgcccctccctgatccctcctttgtgtttcttttctctcccatctttccatctctttcttcctgctgtctctgcctctgtcgcTCTTTCAGTCTCTTTGTATCAGCTTCTCTTCTCTGGCTCTCCATTGGGGGCTTTCTCGCTGATGcgtttctcccttccctctctctccctctccccctgcgcCCACCCCTCCCTCTACCCCAGCTCACCTTGGTCGCACTGGTCTGGTATTTCTGTTCCAGCTCTGCCACGGACAGCTGGTGGTCGTTCTGTATGGTGGGGGCATGACACTCGCTGTCCGACTCTCACGGGggcacccagccctgcccttgccTGGCCCCCcacgctccccacccccaccccacccctagccCTGGACCGGCCCCGGCTCACAATCTCCATCTCCTTCTTCATGTTCTCCAGCTTCTCCTTCCTCTTGCCCCCACCACGGCCCGCCTTCTTCTTGCTCATCTTGGCTGCCATGTCCCCACCAGGACCAGGACCCAGCTCTACTTGGTACAGCTCATAATTCTCCTGGgaatgggtggggaggggacaggaaggcaTCAGATCCCACTGGAACCCCTGCCTCCAACCTCCATTCCCCGTCCCTGACCCCTCTCACCGCCTTCCCCATGGTGCCCAGTGCAGCCACCCTCCTTTGCTGAGACGGAGCCTGGGGTCTGGGCCAGCCCTGATATACTccgggagggaggaggtggaacAGGACAGGCCTGATTACAGCTGATTACAGGGCTCCTTGGGGTGACCTCCAGGCCTGAGCTGCCTGACCAGCCCGGACCCCATCACAACCTGCCCCTGAGATCAGGGCACCAGTGGGCATAGCTGCACTAACAACGATGATGAGAGGCATAGCAAACACAGGGTGCTGACTGTGGGCCCTGCATGGTGCCAAGGGCTTTcatgtattaacttatttaaccTCACAACCACCCTCTGAGGTGAGTGCCATTCTTCCCCACTTTCAGATGGGGATACTGAGGCAGAGCCAGGTGAGGTCGCTTCGCACTGTCCCAGGCTAGGCCATGAAAGAGCCAAGACTCAGAACCTGGCAGACTGGCAGCAGGATGTCCTCTTTAAGGCCACACTGCAGGCTCCagcctcctgggggaggggggctccaaTGGTCCCCATAATGGCTGTGGTTCAGGGAGCGCTCACCCTGTTCTGGGTCTGCCCTGTGCACTCTGCTCCAGTGTTTCCCTACTCCTCACAAGAGCCCTATAGagttgggttctctctctctctctctttttttttttgtctttaatcttttgtcctttttagggctgcaaccgcgacatatggagcttctcaggctaggggtctaatcggagctgtagccaccggcctacaccacagccacagcaatgccagatcccgagctgtgtctgtgacctacaccacagctcatggcaatgccggatccttaacccactgagcaaggccagggattgaacccgcaacctcatggttcctagttggattcatttccgttgtgccacgatggggaccCCTGGAGTTAGTTTCTCTTATTAGCACAttgcacagatgaagaaaccgaggcaCTGACATGGTTAAGGACTTTGCCTAAGGTTGTGATGACTAAGTAGAAGGGACAGGCTTCCAGCCCAGGTTTGACCCCAGAGCCTGGCTCTCATATGGTATCTCCAGTGAAAACACCCAAACTTCAAGGCAGCGGCACCaagcatgtgccaggcactgtgcttacATGACCCTGTGGGTCCGTGCCAGAAACCCCTGTGAAAGTGGCACTATTATCCCTGTTGTGCAGAgggggaaagtgaggctcagaggacCCTAGAGACACGCCACACTCCAGCTAGAGCCATCACAGCCCTCAATCATTccctggcccccccccccaaaactgcCCAGCTGGGGAAACCAAGATGCAAAGTAAAGGAAAGATGTGTCCCAAAGGCCTGGCTCTGGCTGGGTCTGGATTTGAGGTCTGGGGACCCCCTccaaccccccacctcccaggcaggAACCTCCATGGGCAGCAGTGAGGGGTTGGCTTGGTGGGATGGTGGGTCTTTAATATCCCATGCTTGGGCCTCACAGGGTGGACATGTCTCCAGGGGCACATGTAGGTAGATCTGATAAGATAATTGCCTTGGTGATGTCCTTGTCCTCTGGGCAGGGCACCTGGGAAGGCTGAAGCTGTGGAGCAGCCAGAGCCCCGTCCCACCGGCGCCAGGCTGCAGGAAACCCCAGGAGAGGTCATACTCACTGCCTTTACAACAAACCCCTTCGCTCACCAGGggcttcatctctctgagccacACATGGAAATCAGCTTGTGCCATTCCTCTGCTTACACCCCTCCAAGGGCTTCCTTCTCAGAATAAACTCTAAAATCATTCTTGCAAGGTCTGGCCCCAGCTCACCTCTCCCGGCTCTACTACCCATCCAAGGGTACCGACCTTGATGTACTTTGTACAGGCCAAAGtcattcctgccccagggcctttgcacttgctgttccttaTGCCTGGTACTCTCTTTCTTAGATGTCAGCATGGCTTTCCCTTCCCTCCAGGTCTCAGCTCATATGTCACCTCTTCTGGGAGTCCTCACTCAGAGAACGGTATCTGCATGAGGCTCCCCGTCCCCTCACCCTGTTTCCTCACACCCTTTATCCCAATCTGACATGGCATCTTATTCATTTGGTGTCAATTTTGTTGCACTAGAAGGAAGACTGGGCCTTGGTTGTCTACTGCTGTGTGCACAGCACCCACAACAGTGTCCTCAGACACACAATAGATGCTCAACAGACACAGTTGGATGTTGAGCAGGTTTTAGTTCTCTGGATGGTTGGGAACATTCACTAACAAACCTGGAAGGCCCCCAGGAAGTCCCAGTCACTAGGAACTCCTCTGGGGCCCCTCAGGAACCTATCTTCTCTGGTCCCTGctgcatttgttttctcttatatcttgtttctttattttattattttatgttaattttcaacattttattttaaacatttcagacCTACAAGTCACAGGCATATTAAAAAGAACACCTGCCTAACCACGTAAATTTAATgattttaccacttttttttttttctttttagggctacccctgaagcatatggagattcccaggctcagggtcatatcagagatacagctgccagcctacaccacagccacagcaatgcaggatctgagccacatcttcgacctacaccacagctcacggcaacatgggatccctaacccactgagtgaggccaggaatcaaacccacatcctcatggatcctaattgggttcattaaccactgagccacaaagggaactcccaattttaccACATTTGTGATTTCCAGAcagacagtgttttgttttttgttttttggtttttggttttttttggccatgcccacatcatGTGAAATTTCcatgggccatggatcaaacccgaaccacagcagcaacccgagccacagcaatgacaacatgagatccttcacccactgcaccacaagagaattccctgaGTGGGTTTGAAGGGGAATTTGAACAAAAGTCTCCCAGGActagagctcctgctgtggcacagtgggttgaggatctatctgcagcagctgaggtcgctgtggaggcacaggtttgatccctggcctgggaccttccataggccacaggtgcagccataaaaagcatgaaagtgTCTCCCAGAATCATGATCACACACACCCTTAGGGACTCAGCATCCTATGAGCCCTATTGGGATCAGACCCCTGGCTGTCCCTCCTTCTTCCCACTTGCCCTTCATGCTTCAGGATGTCCGCTTGTCCAAGTTATCAACACAAGACCTTGGCACAAGCAGAGTCCTCTGCCTGAAACACTGGACTTGCAACCTGTTTCTACTCCTCATCTTTCCTGCTCCAGCGCAGACGTCCTTCCTCCAGGAAATCTTCTTCGACCCACAGACCTCTAGGCTTCTCCATCCCAGCCCTGGCCACTCTGACCCCTAATTCCACCTTCACAGCCTGACCACTCTTTTGTGCCTATTTGCTGACATTTCATCTCCCTGCTGGACTCCTGATGAGGGGATCCAGGATGCCTCTGTCGCCACTGGGTGCCTGCATCACCCAGCCCTGAGTCAGCCCAGGCTGGCCTTAGCGAGTGTTTGCTGAGCGAGAGTTCTTTGTGaccttgattttctgtctgtgttTGGTCTCTGATAAGATGGTGGACTCAGCAATGCCCTTCGCCTCCTGGGCAGGtcacccttcccccacctccagacCCCGGGGAAACTGAAGCAGGGACCCAGCAGGCAGCGACCTTGCTTCCCCTCCTCCTCGAGCTGGCACAGGAGCAGGCAGCAGGTCGAGTGAGGGGCAAGGTAAGCTGGCAGCCAGGTCTCCCGTGTTCTGCTCCTCTCCCCCCTTGTCCGGATGTGGAAAGGCCAACTGTCTCAGGCTTCCGTGTCTAGGATTGTGAAATCACATCCTCAATCCAAccatctctcccttctctgctcccacTCAGTTCGacctccagcccctcctgctgGGGTCTCACAGcagcctcctccccctctccaccccctcaTGCTGCTCCCCACCAGCAGGCAAAGAGACCCCTGAGTCAGACCAGGGCCCTCCTGGCTCAGAGCCCTCGCACGGCTCCACCTCAAAGCCACGTCCTCACATTGAGGCTCAAGGCCCTAGCGAGCTGCCTCTCagacctcccctcctcc
Proteins encoded:
- the ATP4A gene encoding potassium-transporting ATPase alpha chain 1: MGKAENYELYQVELGPGPGGDMAAKMSKKKAGRGGGKRKEKLENMKKEMEINDHQLSVAELEQKYQTSATKGLSASLAAELLLRDGPNALRPPRGTPEYVKFARQLAGGLQCLMWVAAAICLIAFAIQASEGDLTTDDNLYLALALIAVVVVTGCFGYYQEFKSTNIIASFKNLVPQQATVIRDGDKFQINADQLVVGDLVEMKGGDRVPADIRILQAQGCKVDNSSLTGESEPQTRSPECTHESPLETRNIAFFSTMCLEGTAQGLVVNTGDRTIIGRIASLASGVENEKTPIAIEIEHFVDIIAGLAILFGATFFIVAMCIGYTFLRAMVFFMAIVVAYVPEGLLATVTVCLSLTAKRLASKNCVVKNLEAVETLGSTSVICSDKTGTLTQNRMTVSHLWFDNHIHSADTTEDQSGQTFDQSSETWRALCRVLTLCNRAAFKSGQDAVPVPKRIVIGDASETALLKFSELTLGNAMGYRERFPKVCEIPFNSTNKFQLSIHTLEDPRDPRHVLVMKGAPERVLERCSSILIKGQELPLDEQWREAFQTAYLSLGGLGERVLGFCQLYLSEKDYPPGYAFDVEAMNFPTSGLCFAGLVSMIDPPRATVPDAVLKCRTAGIRVIMVTGDHPITAKAIAASVGIISEGSETVEDIAARLRVPVDQVNRKDARACVINGMQLKDMDPSELVEALRTHPEMVFARTSPQQKLVIVESCQRLGAIVAVTGDGVNDSPALKKADIGVAMGIAGSDAAKNAADMILLDDNFASIVTGVEQGRLIFDNLKKSIAYTLTKNIPELTPYLIYITVSVPLPLGCITILFIELCTDIFPSVSLAYEKAESDIMHLRPRNPKRDRLVNEPLAAYSYFQIGAIQSFAGFTDYFTAMAQEGWFPLLCVGLRPQWENHHLQDLQDSYGQEWTFGQRLYQQYTCYTVFFISIEMCQIADVLIRKTRRLSAFQQGFFRNRILVIAIVFQVCIGCFLCYCPGMPNIFNFMPIRFQWWLVPMPFGLLIFVYDEIRKLGVRCCPGIHSPSTLGAHSHPTEEQSLGPVF